Part of the Moorella sp. E308F genome, GACCTTTCAGGTAGGAAAAGAAGAGTACGCTTTGGACATCGCTGACGTTCAAGAGATAGTGCATTTGCCGGAAAACTGGAATGTAGTACCTGATGTTCCTCCCTATGTCCTGGGACTGGTGTCGCTGCGGGACAGGGTTTTACCCCTCATCAGTATGAGGAAGCTTTTCGGCCTTCCGGAGGGTGATGTTCCTGGTGGCAGAATAGTAGTAGCGTACGTAGGGGAAGGCAAGAGAGTAGCCGTTGGTCTAGTAGTGGACAGCATAGCTGAAGTTTTGAGAGTGGCAGAGCGGATATTGGAACCGGTGCCTTCCGTGGTGCGTTGTGCCGGGGATGAATTTGCTGCCATATGCCGGCTGGCAGACGAGCGCATGTTATTTGTACTTGACGCCTCTAGACTGTTACGAGATGTTGCGTTTCTTACGGAATGGGAACAGGGAGGAACAGAGGAAGCAGGTGCTTCTAGCCGGAGGGTGTTGGAAGAGGAGCGGCAGCTTGTGACTTTTTTCCTGGATGAGGAAGAGTTTGCTCTGCCCATAGACAGCGTCCGTGAGATAATTCGCGCAGGCCGTATAACCGTCGTACCCAGGATGCCGGACTTTGTGAAGGGGATATTGAATCTTCGAGGGAGTATAGTGCCCATTATCGACTTGCGGTGCAAATTCGGCTATCCCGAGAGAGAAATAGATGAACAGGTACGAATTTTAATCTGCGAAGGGAATACATCAGTGATGGGCCTGATGGTCGACGGCGTAAAGGAAGTAGCCAAAATTAGTATGAGCAGCATTGAAGCCACGCCTCAAGTTTTAGTGAAGGACAGTATCCAGTCTTTCGTTGCAGGGATAGCCAAGTTTGGCGGCGAGCGTAACGTAATACTTTTAGACCCGGCGCGTGTACTGTCCTGGGAAGAGCGCGACAAACTTATAGAAGCGGTGGAGGAGACGGATAGCGGCAGATGAAGCCTATACGGGTACTCGTAGTAGACGATTCGGCTTTCATGCGAAGAGTTATAAGGCAAATATTAGAAGGAGCACCCGATATCGAAGTAGTGGACGTGGCACGGGATGGGCTGGAGGGTACGAA contains:
- a CDS encoding chemotaxis protein CheW; amino-acid sequence: MAVAGGSVASSDQYVVFRLGEESYGIAIEYLQEIIRVPYVVKVPLTPPYMRGLANLRGNILPIYDTRLRLGINATDDDESNRVIVVNAGGKQAGYVVDRVEGVIDIPREAVEEFREKGDTGGYVTRAARVGEGKLALLIDMDNMLKDIGLNDSRITSIKGNKDYENPGAKEESSAEENEQQLLTFQVGKEEYALDIADVQEIVHLPENWNVVPDVPPYVLGLVSLRDRVLPLISMRKLFGLPEGDVPGGRIVVAYVGEGKRVAVGLVVDSIAEVLRVAERILEPVPSVVRCAGDEFAAICRLADERMLFVLDASRLLRDVAFLTEWEQGGTEEAGASSRRVLEEERQLVTFFLDEEEFALPIDSVREIIRAGRITVVPRMPDFVKGILNLRGSIVPIIDLRCKFGYPEREIDEQVRILICEGNTSVMGLMVDGVKEVAKISMSSIEATPQVLVKDSIQSFVAGIAKFGGERNVILLDPARVLSWEERDKLIEAVEETDSGR